The following coding sequences are from one Culex quinquefasciatus strain JHB chromosome 1, VPISU_Cqui_1.0_pri_paternal, whole genome shotgun sequence window:
- the LOC119765507 gene encoding uncharacterized protein LOC119765507, translating to MVRPPGHGHQGGSSADVCQRRMRSRGPIAAPATDALYPDRASANGSAVVRICTRVSFLPSATVASPSSRTNVKCLVETVAQNHASNYLRSQLLNKNQQSKILHRMKNVEADTNQLQQQLASQQPRIPIPQELQFHIQGNTQNVLLQDQRRMLYE from the exons ATGGTTCGTCCTCCAGGGCACGGTCATCAAGGAGGATCCAGCGCGGATGTCTGCCAAAGGAGGATGAGAAGCAGAG GACCGATTGCTGCACCGGCAACAGATGCGCTCTATCCGGATCGCGCTTCCGCAAATGGTTCTGCCGTGGTGCGAATTTGTACAAGAGTGAGCTTTCTCCCTTCAGCAACAGTCGCTTCCCCCAGCAGCAGAACAAACGTCAAGTGCCTGGTCGAAACAGTGGCCCAAAACCATGCCAGCAACTATCTGCGGAGCCAGCTGCTCAACAAGAACCAGCAGAGCAAGATCTTGCACCGCATGAAGAACGTTGAGGCCGACACAAACCAACTGCAACAGCAGCTGGCAAGTCAACAGCCGCGCATTCCGATCCCGCAAGAGCTGCAGTTCCACATCCAAGGCAACACACAGAACGTGTTGCTGCAAGACCAGCGCAGGATGCTGTACGAGTAG